In Acipenser ruthenus chromosome 53, fAciRut3.2 maternal haplotype, whole genome shotgun sequence, the following proteins share a genomic window:
- the LOC117432949 gene encoding histone acetyltransferase p300-like isoform X2, with product MEKLGLGLDDESGSSASTSTQSPGDSRRLSIQRCIQSLVHACQCRNANCSLPSCQKMKRVVQHTKGCKPKTNGGCPICKQLIALCCYHAKHCQENKCPTPFCLNIKHKLRQQQLQHRLQQAQMLRRRMSSMQRVGAGAVTGTGAGQPPPPTPPPSYSSSSSSSSSQQRLPPPNGGGGAPTLPISTQPPTPQTPSQQMQTPGQLTPQHMGLQQQQQQQQRQAMLVQMGHPDLQQQHAGAQAVGLNQAALQDLLWVLRSPSSPLQQQQVLNILRSNPQLMAAFIKQRVARNQGVRGGGVGPGLGGGQHPGQGGGPGGGGVAAA from the coding sequence ATGGAGAAGCTGGGTCTGGGTCTGGACGACGAGAGCGGCAGCtccgcctccacctccacccAGAGCCCCGGAGACTCCCGGCGCCTCTCCATCCAGCGCTGCATCCAGTCCCTGGTGCACGCCTGCCAGTGCCGCAACGCcaactgctccctgccttcctgccAGAAGATGAAGAGGGTGGTGCAGCACACCAAGGGCTGCAAGCCTAAGACCAACGGGGGCTGCCCCATCTGCAAGCAGCTCATCGCCCTCTGCTGCTACCACGCCAAGCACTGCCAGGAGAACAAGTGCCCCACTCCTTTCTGCCTCAACATCAAGCACAAGCTGaggcagcagcagctgcagcaccgGCTCCAGCAAGCGCAGATGCTGAGGAGGAGGATGTCCAGCATGCAGAGGGTGGGGGCCGGAGCTGTGACCGGGACAGGAGCGGGACAACCTCCTCCTCCTACTCCTCCTCCTTCCTATTCCTCTTCGTCGTCCTCTTCCTCATCTCAGCAGCGGTTGCCGCCCCCCAACGGTGGGGGCGGGGCTCCCACTCTGCCGATCAGCACCCAGCCCCCCACCCCTCAGACTCCCTCACAGCAGATGCAGACCCCTGGTCAGCTCACCCCACAGCACATGGGtttacagcaacagcagcagcagcagcaaagacAAGCAATGCTAGTTCAGATGGGACACCCAGATCTGCAACAGCAGCATGCTGGGGCTCAAGCCGTGGGTCTGAACCAGGCCGCCCTCCAGGACCTGCTCTGGGTCCTGCGCTCCCCCAGCTCCCCCCTCCAGCAGCAGCAAGTCCTCAACATCCTCCGCTCCAACCCGCAGCTCATGGCTGCCTTCATCAAGCAGAGGGTAGCCAGGAACCAGGGGGTTAGGGGAGGGGGAGTGGGACCAGGACTGGGAGGGGGGCAGCACCCTGGGCAAGGAGGAGGTCCCGGGGGGGGTGGTGTGGCGGCTGCCTAA
- the LOC117432949 gene encoding histone acetyltransferase p300-like isoform X1 — translation MDPLPGSSSQDEEQPGASTDPGKRKRGSSTLERVCTCKECKQHVETRFHCTVCEDYDLCITCYSTKRHEHKMEKLGLGLDDESGSSASTSTQSPGDSRRLSIQRCIQSLVHACQCRNANCSLPSCQKMKRVVQHTKGCKPKTNGGCPICKQLIALCCYHAKHCQENKCPTPFCLNIKHKLRQQQLQHRLQQAQMLRRRMSSMQRVGAGAVTGTGAGQPPPPTPPPSYSSSSSSSSSQQRLPPPNGGGGAPTLPISTQPPTPQTPSQQMQTPGQLTPQHMGLQQQQQQQQRQAMLVQMGHPDLQQQHAGAQAVGLNQAALQDLLWVLRSPSSPLQQQQVLNILRSNPQLMAAFIKQRVARNQGVRGGGVGPGLGGGQHPGQGGGPGGGGVAAA, via the exons ATGGATCCGT tgcCTGGGAGCAGCTCTCAGGACGAGGAGCAGCCCGGAGCCTCCACTGATCCtgggaagagaaagagaggctccaGCACGTTGGAACGTGTGTGTACCTGCAAGGAGTGCAAGCAGCACGTGGAGACGCGCTTCCACTGCACCGTGTGCGAG GATTACGACCTGTGCATCACCTGCTACAGCACCAAGCGCCACGAGCACAAGATGGAGAAGCTGGGTCTGGGTCTGGACGACGAGAGCGGCAGCtccgcctccacctccacccAGAGCCCCGGAGACTCCCGGCGCCTCTCCATCCAGCGCTGCATCCAGTCCCTGGTGCACGCCTGCCAGTGCCGCAACGCcaactgctccctgccttcctgccAGAAGATGAAGAGGGTGGTGCAGCACACCAAGGGCTGCAAGCCTAAGACCAACGGGGGCTGCCCCATCTGCAAGCAGCTCATCGCCCTCTGCTGCTACCACGCCAAGCACTGCCAGGAGAACAAGTGCCCCACTCCTTTCTGCCTCAACATCAAGCACAAGCTGaggcagcagcagctgcagcaccgGCTCCAGCAAGCGCAGATGCTGAGGAGGAGGATGTCCAGCATGCAGAGGGTGGGGGCCGGAGCTGTGACCGGGACAGGAGCGGGACAACCTCCTCCTCCTACTCCTCCTCCTTCCTATTCCTCTTCGTCGTCCTCTTCCTCATCTCAGCAGCGGTTGCCGCCCCCCAACGGTGGGGGCGGGGCTCCCACTCTGCCGATCAGCACCCAGCCCCCCACCCCTCAGACTCCCTCACAGCAGATGCAGACCCCTGGTCAGCTCACCCCACAGCACATGGGtttacagcaacagcagcagcagcagcaaagacAAGCAATGCTAGTTCAGATGGGACACCCAGATCTGCAACAGCAGCATGCTGGGGCTCAAGCCGTGGGTCTGAACCAGGCCGCCCTCCAGGACCTGCTCTGGGTCCTGCGCTCCCCCAGCTCCCCCCTCCAGCAGCAGCAAGTCCTCAACATCCTCCGCTCCAACCCGCAGCTCATGGCTGCCTTCATCAAGCAGAGGGTAGCCAGGAACCAGGGGGTTAGGGGAGGGGGAGTGGGACCAGGACTGGGAGGGGGGCAGCACCCTGGGCAAGGAGGAGGTCCCGGGGGGGGTGGTGTGGCGGCTGCCTAA
- the LOC117965739 gene encoding tripartite motif-containing protein 16-like isoform X4, protein MAEANILVAHDQFSCPVCLELLKDPVTTACGHSYCMWCIKNCWDQTDHRGVYSCPQCRETFTPRPVLRRNTMLAEVVEKLKKTGLNPPPAQSYAGPGDVSCDFCTGRKFKAVKSCLTCLASYCETHVKPHYEGAAFKRHKLINAIGNLEQKLCAEHQRVLEVFCRTDQTCICLLCTQDEHKSHETVSAKKERTGKQKQLGETQTEIQQRIQERLKEIEKLKQTVESLKRSACIEIKESEKIFTELIQSIEKIHTEVIELIGDNEKAAVNQAEGRIKKLEQEIAELRRRNAELKPLSETEDHIHFLQNFQSLCAPPEAGDLPSVTVNTDISFGAVRKAVSELKDHIEDFCKGELVNITTTVNKVAVYSLQAPEPRNRAEFLKLNEVEVYSLQAPEPRNRAEFLKYSCQLTLDPNTANRNLCLSEGNRKVTRRTETQRYPDHSERFDSYPQVLCREGLSGTRCYWEIGCSGVGVSIGVTYKGISRKGGDRSCRLGFNDKSWSLLCFGSRYSARHNNNQTTITAPRSPRIGVYLDFNAGTLSFYGVSDTMTLLHRFQTTFTEPLYPGFWL, encoded by the exons ATGGCAGAAGCGAATATTCTCGTAGCCCATGACCAGTTTAGCTGTCCAgtgtgtctggagctattgaaggacccagtcactacagcatgtggacacagttactgtatgtggtgtattaagaactgctgggatcagactgatcatagaggtgtctacagctgcccccagtgcagagagacctttaccccaaggcctgttctgcgcagaaacaccatgctggctgaagttgtggagaaattaaagaagacaggactcaatcctcctcctgctcaaagttatgctggacctggagatgtgtcatgtgatttctgcactgggagaaagttcaaagctgtgaaatcctgtttgacgtgcctggcctcttactgtgaaacacacgtcaagccacactatgagggggctgctttcaagaggcacaagctgatcaatgcaattggaaatctggagcagaagctttgtgctgaacaccaaagggttttggaggtcttctgtagaaccgatcagacgtgtatttgcttgttgtgtACACAAGatgaacacaagagccatgaGACAGTCTCAGCTAAGAAAGAAAGGACTGgcaaacag aagcaactgggagagacacagacagaaatacaacagagaatccaggagagactcaAAGAAATTGAGAAGCTGAAACAgactgtggagtcactgaaa agatctgcatgcatagaaataaaggaaagtgagaagatctttactgagctgatccaatccattgagaagatccacactgaggttattgagctgattggagataacgagaaggctgcagtgaatcaggctgaaggacgcatcaagaaactggagcaggagattgctgagctaaggaggagaaacgctgagctgaaaccgctttcagagacagaggatcacatccattttctacag aatttccagtctctctgtgcccctcctgaagctggagacttacccagcgttactgtcaatacagacatctcttttggggctgtgaggaaagctgtatctgaacttaaagaccatattgaggacttctgcaagggggaattagtcaacataaccacaacag tgaataaagttgcagtttacagtctacaggctccagagccaaggaacagagctgagtttttaaaat tgaatgaagttgaagTTTACAGTCtacaggctccagagccaaggaacagagctgagtttttaaaat attcctgtcagctcactctggaccccaacacagcgaatagaaacctctgtctgtctgaagggaacagaaaggtgacacggaggacagagacccagagatatcctgatcactcagagagatttgacagctatccccaagtgctttgcagagagggtttgtctgggactcgctgttactgggagattgggTGCAGTGGGGTAGGGGtttctataggagtcacatataaaggaatcagcaggaaaggaggggatcgTTCCTGTCgccttggattcaatgacaagtcctggagtttgctcTGCTTTGGTTCTAGATACTCTGCCCGACACAATAACAATCAAACtacaataactgccccccgctcccccagaataggagtgtatctggactttaatgccggcacgctgtccttttatggcgtctctgacacaatgaccctcctgcacagattccaaaccacattcactgagccgctctatcctgggttttggcTTTAG